In Streptomyces sp. NBC_01723, the DNA window GCGTCGCCGGACAGGCCGCGCAGGGTCCGGGACAGCGAGGAGCCCTGCCCGGTCAGGCGTACCGACAGATTCCACTCGGACACGGGCGGGCTCCTCTCTTACTGGTGGCGGTGGGACTTCTCGAGTTCGAGGGCGGCGGCAACGCTGGTGGGGATCAGGGCGACCTTCATGCCGTGGGCCTCGTCGCCGTCGGGGAGGGTTTTCTGCCGGTCCTGGAGGATCTGGCAGCCGATGCAGCGGTGGGTGGTGGCCCGGTAGGCGTCCTCGTCACCACCTTGGGTTTCGTCCCATTCGTCGGGGCGGGTGCCGCAGGTCTGGCAGACCTGCTTGAGGTAGTGGAGGTAGGCGCGGGCTTTGCGCCGGTCGAGGTCGGACCAGGTGCCGTCTCCGTGGCCGCGGAATCGGGAGTGCGGCATGCCCCACTGGTGGCACAGCTCCATCTCGGCACGGAAGTCGGCATCATCGATCAGCCTTTTCCCAGGTCGGTCCGCCGCTGGTGCTGAATGGACCAGGCGGCCCGCCACAGGTCACCGGCGTCTGCGGTAGACCAGGTGTCCAGGTACTGGCGGGCCTTCTCTACGGGCATGCCGTCCAGAGAGGCGGCGGAGATGAGGGCAGGAGCGAAGGTGTCCATGGCGAAGCCCTCGCCCTTCTCCTCTTCCTCCTCGCTCGCCGGATGCTGGTTCTGGAGCTTCTCGAGCTCCTTTCGCTCCAGGGCGGTGAACCGCAGCACAACGGTGCATGCGTCGTACGCCTTCTGAGCGGCGGTCAGCTCCGTCTTGGCGTCCTTGTGCTGCTTCTCGAACGCGGCCAGCGTGTCGACGTCGATGACCTGTTCGCTGCCCTTGATCTGCTTGAGGCGGCCTGCGGCCTGCTCGAAGTCGCGTTGGGCTGCCAGGTAGCGCTCTCGGACGTCAGGCTTGCGGCAGAGCTTGAAGGCGCTGGTGGGGCGCTCGATCTGTTCGAGCTGCTCCTCCAGCGATGCCCACGTGCTGCTGGTCATTCGGGGCTCTCCTGAGGGAAGGCCCGGCCGGGCGCGCGGCGCCCTTCCCAGATACGTCGGGCCCGGCCGGGGGCTGGTGGGGTACGGCCGGGTCAGGACGACGGGACGGTGGCGTTCAGCAGCGGCCGGTCGGTGATGGAGAACCGCACCTGGAGCTTCGCGGCCTCGTTGTCGGCGGTGATCGCCGGGGAGTTGGAGGCGACTCGCACCGGGTAGACGTCCATGCCCTTCGTGGACGGCGCCTTGCCCTTGCGGCAGATGATGATGAACCCGGTCGTGCCCTTGGCGAGGTCCGTCTCGAGGGTGTCGTCGACGTCGTCCTCGTAGAAGGTGAGGGAGGAGTCGGCTGCGGAGTCGTCGCCGGGGATCTTGGAGACGAACGTGGAGTCCATGTCCGGGGTTTCGATCTCCTGGTTCTCGATGGAGAACCCTTCGACCGCGGCAATGTCCTTGGTGTAGTCGGTGGCGCCGGTGATCTCGGCGGCGGTGGGAAGGTAGCTGGTGGAGGCGATGACGTCAGCGAAGAGGATCTTCGTAACGCCCTTCCGGTTGAAACGCGGCATTATGGGCCCCTTGCGGATGCGGGGCCGATCGAGACCCCTGCTACACGTGTCTGGTGTGGCGGCCACCTGCCTGGTGGCGTCCGCGTGGGGTCCCGCCGCGGTGCGGTGTTGCCCAACCCGCCGGGGGTCAGGC includes these proteins:
- a CDS encoding phage tail tube protein; amino-acid sequence: MPRFNRKGVTKILFADVIASTSYLPTAAEITGATDYTKDIAAVEGFSIENQEIETPDMDSTFVSKIPGDDSAADSSLTFYEDDVDDTLETDLAKGTTGFIIICRKGKAPSTKGMDVYPVRVASNSPAITADNEAAKLQVRFSITDRPLLNATVPSS